Proteins from a single region of Mustela erminea isolate mMusErm1 chromosome X, mMusErm1.Pri, whole genome shotgun sequence:
- the SPIN4 gene encoding spindlin-4 encodes MSPPTVPPMGVDGVSAYLMKKRHTHRKQRRKPTFLTRRNIVGCRIQHGWKEGNEPVEQWKGTVLEQVSVKPTLYIIKYDGKDSVYGLELHLDKRVLALEILPERVPTPHIDSRLADSLIGKAVGHVFEGEHGTKDEWKGMVLARAPVMDTWFYITYEKDPVLYMYTLLDDYKDGDLRIIPDSNYYFPTAEQEPGEVVDSLVGKQVEHAKDDGSKRTGIFIHQVVAKPSVYFIKFDDDIHIYVYGLVKTP; translated from the coding sequence ATGTCACCCCCAACTGTGCCCCCGATGGGTGTAGATGGCGTCTCTGCATACCTGATGAAGAAAAGGCACACCCACAGGAAGCAGCGGCGCAAGCCCACTTTCCTCACGCGTAGGAACATCGTGGGCTGCCGCATTCAGCACGGCTGGAAGGAAGGCAATGAGCCCGTGGAGCAGTGGAAGGGCACTGTGCTCGAGCAGGTTTCCGTGAAGCCCACTCTCTACATCATCAAATATGATGGCAAAGATAGTGTGTATGGGCTAGAGCTGCACCTAGATAAGAGAGTTTTAGCGTTAGAAATCCTTCCTGAAAGAGTGCCAACTCCTCACATTGATTCGCGCCTGGCGGATTCCCTGATTGGCAAAGCGGTGGGGCATGTGTTTGAGGGTGAGCATGGTACGAAAGATGAATGGAAGGGCATGGTTCTGGCGCGAGCTCCTGTGATGGACACTTGGTTTTACATAACTTATGAGAAAGATCCTGTCCTTTATATGTACACGCTGCTGGATGACTACAAAGACGGTGACCTGCGCATCATTCCAGATTCCAACTACTATTTCCCTACAGCAGAACAGGAGCCTGGAGAAGTGGTCGACAGCCTCGTGGGCAAGCAAGTGGAACACGCCAAAGATGACGGGTCCAAGAGAACCGGCATATTTATCCATCAAGTGGTGGCCAAGCCATCCGTCTACTTCATTAAGTTTGATGATGATATTCACATTTATGTCTATGGCTTGGTGAAAACCCCCTAA